The following proteins come from a genomic window of Gossypium raimondii isolate GPD5lz chromosome 5, ASM2569854v1, whole genome shotgun sequence:
- the LOC105769203 gene encoding protein NUCLEAR FUSION DEFECTIVE 4 produces the protein MANLKAGTRPPWVGLGAAVWVQIASGNAYNFPLYSHSLKSVLGFNQHQLTMLGVANDIGENVGLLPGIACNKFPPWVILLIGSFACILGYGVLWLAVSKTVLYLPYWLLWLALCVATNSSAWLSTAVLVTNMRNFPVSRGTVAGILKGYAGLSAAVFTEIYSTILRKSSANLLMFLSFGVPILCFVMMYFVRACTPAFGEDSAEHGHFLFIQVASVVLGLYVLTTTILDPIFHFSAEVSYAILVGMVVLLMAPLAIPVKMTFCPLRINQPEIRNQQVASSDETLQGEGNADKTEPLLKSSESSTYLGSFREGDEASEVAMLLAVGEGAVKKKRRPKRGEDFKFTEAVIKADFWLLFLVYFTGVGSGVTVLNNLAQIGIAQGIHSTTILLSLFSFCNFIGRLGGGVVSEHFVRSKTVPRTLWMTCTQIIMVITYLLFASAISGTLYAATALLGICYGVQFSIMIPTVSELFGLKHFGIFYNFMSLGNPLGAFLFSGLLAGYIYDNEAAKQHGLGLITSSISCIGPNCFRLTFLILAGICGVGSVASIILTKRIWPVYQMLYGGGSFRLPQTSTY, from the exons ATGGCGAACCTCAAAGCAGGGACAAGACCACCATGGGTTGGTCTTGGTGCTGCTGTCTGGGTACAGATAGCATCTGGGAATGCCTACAACTTCCCCCTTTATTCCCATTCATTGAAATCTGTTCTGGGGTTTAACCAACATCAGCTGACAATGCTTGGTGTTGCTAATGATATTGGTGAAAACGTTGGATTACTCCCTGGTATTGCTTGTAACAAGTTCCCACCTTGGGTTATTCTATTGATTGGATCTTTTGCTTGTATCTTGGGTTATGGTGTTCTTTGGCTTGCTGTTAGCAAAACTGTTCTATATCTGCCTTATTGGCTG TTATGGCTTGCACTTTGTGTAGCTACCAACAGTAGTGCTTGGTTGAGCACGGCAGTGCTAGTCACTAATATGAGAAATTTCCCTGTCAGTCGAGGCACGGTTGCTGGTATTCTCAAGGGCTATGCTGGGCTAAGTGCTGCGGTATTTACAGAAATTTACAGCACCATACTTCGGAAATCCTCTGCTAACCTTTTGATGTTTCTTTCGTTTGGTGTCCCTATTCTTTGCTTTGTAATGATGTACTTTGTTAGGGCTTGTACTCCTGCCTTTGGCGAAGACTCCGCCGAGCATGgccattttctttttatccaaGTTGCTAGTGTGGTTCTTGGCTTGTATGTTTTAACAACAACGATATTAGatcctatttttcattttagtgcTGAGGTTTCTTATGCCATTCTTGTCGGAATGGTGGTTCTTCTCATGGCTCCCCTTGCGATTCCTGTGAAGATGACTTTTTGTCCTTTGAGGATCAACCAACCTGAGATACGTAACCAACAAGTTGCATCTTCAGATGAAACACTTCAAGGTGAAGGTAATGCAGACAAAACTGAACCACTGTTGAAGTCATCTGAATCGTCGACGTACCTGGGAAGTTTCCGTGAAGGTGATGAAGCATCAGAGGTGGCCATGCTTCTTGCCGTGGGTGAGGGGGCAGTTAAGAAGAAGAGGAGGCCTAAAAGGGGGGAGGATTTCAAATTTACTGAAGCTGTAATCAAAGCCGATTTCTGGCTTCTTTTCTTGGTTTACTTCACTGGTGTTGGTTCCGGTGTGACTGTTCTCAACAATCTGGCTCAGATAGGGATTGCACAAGGCATACACAGCACGACAATACTGTTGTCTCTTTTCAGTTTTTGCAACTTCATTGGCCGTCTTGGTGGGGGTGTGGTATCCGAACATTTCGTCAG GTCAAAAACGGTTCCCCGTACCCTTTGGATGACATGCACTCAAATCATCATGGTCATCACATACCTTCTCTTTGCATCAGCTATTAGTGGTACATTATATGCTGCAACTGCATTACTAGGAATATGCTATGGTGTTCAGTTCTCAATCATGATCCCCACCGTCTCTGAGCTTTTCGGTTTGAAgcattttggtatattttacaatttcatgTCCCTAGGAAATCCTCTCGGAGCATTCCTCTTCTCGGGGCTCCTAGCAggatatatatatgataatgagGCTGCAAAACAGCACGGACTTGGTCTGATCACTTCAAGCATTTCATGCATCGGTCCAAACTGCTTTAGGCTTACTTTCCTGATCCTTGCTGGTATCTGTGGTGTGGGCTCAGTAGCAAGCATCATTCTAACAAAGAGGATATGGCCTGTTTACCAAATGCTTTACGGTGGGGGTTCATTTAGGCTGCCCCAAACTTCAACTTACTGA